A stretch of the Streptomyces venezuelae genome encodes the following:
- a CDS encoding S8 family serine peptidase: MSATLLGGTATTSLALSQPLAAPGTAPAAAVASVPQPSAPVANLIVGYKSSATEASSNTAADADAKAKGKKAGESVEFERRLGTGAALVDLGGTLAPAEAADVMAQFRADPDVAYVEPDTRAYPMATPNDTEYAKQWDLFEPTAGMNVPAAWDKTTGSGVTVAVIDTGYVAHSDLAANVVPGYDFISSAADARDGNGRDNNPADQGDWTAAGECGIGSKASTSSWHGTHVAGTIGAATNNGKGIAGISYGAKIQPVRVLGKCGGTTSDIVDAITWASGGSVAGIPANATPAKVINMSLGGSGTCGSSYQNAINAAVARGTTVVVAAGNSNADASGFSPASCGNVINVAASNRTGDRSFYSNYGASVDVAAPGGETRRATDTPGTITTPENGILSTLNAGTSTPGAENYKPYQGTSMAAPHVAGLAALLKSANSALTPAQIESAIKTNARPLAGTCTGGCGTGLADAAKTVAAVTGGTGTPAAHENTADVAIPDNGGAVSSSIAVTGRTGNAPAALKVNVDIKHSYRGDLVIDLVGPGGAVKRLKSSSGDSAANVLTTYTVDASAWPANGTWQLRVQDVAAADTGYIDSWSLGF; the protein is encoded by the coding sequence ATGTCCGCCACCCTGCTCGGTGGTACCGCCACCACCTCGCTCGCCCTGTCCCAGCCGCTCGCCGCACCGGGCACGGCCCCGGCCGCCGCGGTCGCGTCCGTCCCGCAGCCGTCCGCCCCGGTCGCCAACCTGATCGTCGGCTACAAGTCCAGTGCAACGGAGGCCAGTTCCAACACGGCCGCCGACGCCGACGCCAAGGCCAAGGGCAAGAAGGCCGGCGAATCGGTGGAGTTCGAGCGCCGCCTGGGCACCGGAGCCGCGCTCGTGGACCTCGGCGGCACCCTCGCGCCCGCCGAAGCCGCGGACGTGATGGCCCAGTTCCGCGCCGACCCGGACGTCGCCTACGTGGAGCCCGACACCCGCGCCTACCCGATGGCCACCCCGAACGACACCGAGTACGCCAAGCAGTGGGACCTGTTCGAGCCCACCGCCGGCATGAACGTTCCGGCCGCCTGGGACAAGACCACCGGTTCCGGCGTCACCGTCGCCGTCATCGACACCGGCTACGTCGCCCACTCCGACCTCGCCGCGAACGTGGTCCCCGGCTACGACTTCATCTCCAGCGCCGCCGACGCCCGCGACGGCAACGGCCGCGACAACAACCCGGCCGACCAGGGCGACTGGACCGCGGCCGGCGAGTGCGGCATCGGCTCCAAGGCGAGCACCTCCTCCTGGCACGGCACCCACGTGGCCGGCACCATCGGCGCCGCCACCAACAACGGCAAGGGCATCGCCGGCATCTCCTACGGCGCCAAGATCCAGCCGGTGCGCGTGCTCGGCAAGTGCGGTGGCACCACCTCCGACATCGTCGACGCCATCACCTGGGCGTCCGGCGGCTCGGTGGCCGGCATCCCGGCCAACGCCACCCCGGCCAAGGTCATCAACATGAGCCTCGGCGGCTCCGGCACCTGCGGCAGCAGCTACCAGAACGCCATCAACGCGGCCGTGGCCCGCGGCACCACCGTCGTGGTGGCCGCCGGCAACAGCAACGCGGACGCGAGCGGCTTCTCGCCCGCCAGCTGCGGCAACGTGATCAACGTGGCCGCCAGCAACCGCACCGGCGACCGCTCCTTCTACTCCAACTACGGCGCGTCCGTCGACGTCGCCGCGCCGGGCGGTGAGACCCGCCGCGCCACCGACACGCCCGGCACCATCACCACCCCGGAGAACGGCATCCTCTCCACCCTGAACGCCGGCACCAGCACCCCGGGCGCCGAGAACTACAAGCCCTACCAGGGCACCAGCATGGCCGCCCCGCACGTCGCGGGCCTGGCCGCGCTGCTGAAGTCGGCCAACTCCGCGCTGACCCCGGCCCAGATCGAGTCCGCGATCAAGACCAACGCCCGCCCGCTGGCCGGCACCTGCACCGGCGGCTGCGGCACCGGCCTCGCCGACGCGGCCAAGACCGTCGCGGCCGTCACCGGCGGCACCGGCACCCCGGCCGCCCACGAGAACACCGCCGACGTCGCCATCCCGGACAACGGCGGCGCCGTCTCCTCCTCCATCGCCGTCACCGGCCGCACCGGCAACGCCCCGGCCGCCCTGAAGGTGAACGTCGACATCAAGCACAGCTACCGCGGCGACCTGGTCATCGACCTGGTCGGCCCGGGCGGTGCGGTCAAGCGGCTGAAGAGCTCCTCCGGCGACAGCGCGGCCAACGTGCTCACCACGTACACCGTCGACGCCTCCGCCTGGCCCGCCAACGGCACCTGGCAGCTGCGCGTCCAGGACGTCGCCGCCGCCGACACCGGCTACATCGACTCCTGGAGCCTCGGCTTCTAG
- a CDS encoding VOC family protein, whose product MSTSTHEVYGAPCWVSLMARDLAAAEHFYGEVLGWSFRRTGLGEAFRVAFRDGVPVAGIGAFAEKLSVPVAWTPYFAVDDADVTAARIVERSGTLAVGPLTFGTGRAALAADREGAVFGIWQGNAIPDWHVGRENAPAWLELRTRHALDAAIFYGEVLDWACDTEGCCDASYEDGHVVLRHSGHPVARIRGGAPEDAPDPQIRPRWHVNFRVPDLEAAVATALGLGGSEVRTGREDEAGRRHATLRDPDGGLFTIATTAEADPYEPTRPLI is encoded by the coding sequence ATGTCTACGTCTACCCACGAGGTGTACGGCGCGCCCTGCTGGGTCAGTCTCATGGCCCGGGACCTGGCGGCGGCCGAGCACTTCTACGGCGAGGTTCTGGGGTGGAGCTTCCGCCGGACCGGACTCGGCGAGGCGTTCCGCGTCGCCTTCCGGGACGGGGTCCCGGTGGCCGGGATCGGGGCGTTCGCCGAGAAGCTCTCCGTGCCCGTGGCCTGGACCCCCTATTTCGCCGTGGACGACGCCGATGTGACCGCGGCGCGGATCGTCGAGCGGAGCGGCACCCTGGCGGTCGGCCCGCTCACCTTCGGCACCGGCCGGGCGGCGCTCGCGGCGGACCGCGAGGGCGCGGTGTTCGGGATCTGGCAGGGCAATGCCATCCCCGACTGGCACGTCGGCCGGGAGAACGCGCCCGCCTGGCTGGAGCTGCGCACCCGGCACGCCCTGGACGCCGCGATCTTCTACGGGGAGGTCCTGGACTGGGCCTGTGACACCGAGGGGTGCTGCGACGCGTCCTACGAGGACGGCCATGTGGTGCTGCGGCACAGCGGGCACCCGGTGGCCCGGATCCGCGGCGGGGCGCCCGAGGACGCGCCCGATCCGCAGATCCGGCCGCGCTGGCACGTGAACTTCCGGGTGCCGGACCTGGAGGCGGCGGTGGCCACGGCCCTCGGCCTGGGCGGCTCGGAGGTGCGCACCGGCAGGGAGGACGAGGCGGGCCGCCGGCACGCCACGCTCCGGGACCCCGACGGCGGGCTGTTCACCATCGCCACCACCGCCGAGGCCGACCCCTACGAACCGACCCGCCCGCTGATCTGA
- a CDS encoding MBL fold metallo-hydrolase — MTPDETAGGLMAALGDLIRIDDRTVLVRGQELDLGHDQPDVANALVHRAGDLLVLVDTGVTEAFRTALREAAEGLGPWSRVLVLTTHGHADHIGNNDLADELGGTAEHYVPALDLDQMRDPVSYWVRSFERIAGVAPLPPPPVLAGKLVSLFEPMRPFGATTRTYEERPPERIRIGSIRFTGWTFADGAVRVLRSQGHCAGHVIVHLRDPGVLHLSDEGNGPCGAMADADQLKIQTTLGAVARLFEEGEAALLTDGHTFAVRRGAEAVSHLDGLLEQATALQAAALRLAGEGAGADGRVRPSAFAARYAEVTAELGVGGANPNPMFAAMMAVNQLRELGLRPESGEADAPWSRPAPDHPAPPGPPAPPEA, encoded by the coding sequence GTGACCCCGGACGAGACCGCGGGAGGGCTGATGGCCGCGCTCGGCGACCTGATCCGGATCGACGACCGGACCGTGCTGGTCCGCGGGCAGGAACTGGACCTCGGGCACGATCAGCCGGACGTCGCCAACGCCCTCGTCCACCGGGCCGGCGACCTGCTGGTGCTCGTCGACACCGGCGTCACGGAGGCATTCCGTACGGCCCTGCGGGAGGCGGCCGAGGGGCTCGGGCCCTGGTCCCGGGTGCTGGTGCTGACCACCCACGGCCATGCCGACCACATCGGCAACAACGACCTGGCCGATGAGCTGGGCGGGACGGCCGAGCACTACGTCCCCGCACTCGACCTCGACCAGATGCGGGACCCGGTGTCGTACTGGGTGCGGTCCTTCGAGCGCATCGCCGGGGTGGCGCCGCTGCCCCCGCCGCCCGTCCTGGCCGGAAAGCTGGTGTCGCTCTTCGAGCCGATGCGGCCCTTCGGCGCAACGACCAGGACCTACGAGGAACGGCCGCCGGAGCGCATCCGGATCGGCTCGATCCGGTTTACCGGCTGGACCTTCGCCGACGGCGCGGTCCGGGTGCTGCGCAGCCAGGGCCACTGCGCCGGGCATGTGATCGTGCACCTGAGGGACCCCGGCGTGCTCCACCTGTCCGACGAGGGCAACGGACCCTGCGGCGCCATGGCCGACGCCGACCAGCTCAAGATCCAGACCACGCTCGGCGCCGTCGCCCGCCTCTTCGAGGAGGGTGAGGCCGCACTCCTCACCGACGGGCACACCTTCGCCGTGCGTCGGGGCGCCGAGGCCGTCTCCCACCTGGACGGCCTGCTGGAGCAGGCCACCGCCCTGCAGGCCGCGGCGCTCCGGCTGGCCGGGGAAGGGGCCGGGGCGGACGGGCGGGTCCGGCCGAGCGCGTTCGCCGCCCGCTACGCGGAAGTCACCGCCGAGCTGGGGGTCGGCGGCGCCAACCCGAATCCGATGTTCGCCGCGATGATGGCGGTCAACCAGCTCCGCGAGCTCGGACTGCGGCCGGAGTCCGGCGAGGCCGACGCGCCCTGGTCCCGGCCGGCGCCGGACCATCCCGCGCCTCCCGGGCCCCCCGCGCCCCCCGAGGCCTGA
- a CDS encoding EF-hand domain-containing protein, producing MSEKARKLFDALDLNADGTLTRAEVISALRTKGPTLAARGDLPFWGLGDADDSSALFDAADQNGDSVLTFEEFAAVVDRRFGW from the coding sequence ATGAGTGAGAAGGCCCGCAAGCTGTTCGACGCGCTCGACCTGAACGCGGACGGCACGCTGACCCGCGCCGAGGTGATCTCGGCGCTCCGGACGAAGGGCCCGACCCTCGCCGCGCGCGGCGATCTGCCGTTCTGGGGGCTGGGTGACGCCGATGACTCCTCCGCCCTGTTCGACGCGGCGGACCAGAACGGGGACAGCGTGCTGACCTTCGAGGAGTTCGCGGCGGTGGTCGACCGGCGTTTCGGCTGGTAG
- a CDS encoding class I SAM-dependent methyltransferase translates to MSRGEAYGTWFCADPADGPERTAERVLPLVFDLARPSSVVDLGCGTGVWLAVARRLGAETVLGIDGEPAAGAGAGAGLCIPPDCYLQRDLGHLVRLEGRRFDLALCLGVAEHLAPVRADSLVADLCALSGLVLFAAAVPGQPGGEHRNGQWPPYWRDRFQRRGYTLVDCLRTRLWDDPEIEPWCAQNAYLYASAERLAGDPRLREAAAETGRMPLTAVHPGLAALPSRAFAPPVPAPPEQRAAPARFLPTASATRRPTGPGSG, encoded by the coding sequence ATGTCCCGCGGTGAGGCGTACGGCACGTGGTTCTGCGCGGACCCGGCGGACGGGCCGGAGCGGACCGCCGAGCGGGTACTGCCGCTGGTGTTCGATCTGGCCCGCCCGTCCAGTGTGGTCGATCTCGGCTGCGGAACGGGGGTCTGGCTGGCCGTCGCCCGCCGGCTGGGCGCGGAGACGGTCCTCGGCATCGACGGCGAGCCGGCCGCCGGGGCAGGGGCCGGAGCCGGCCTGTGCATCCCGCCGGACTGCTACCTGCAGCGGGACCTCGGCCACCTCGTCCGCCTGGAGGGCCGCCGCTTCGACCTCGCCCTGTGCCTGGGGGTGGCCGAACACCTGGCCCCGGTCCGCGCCGACAGCCTGGTCGCCGACCTCTGCGCCCTCTCCGGCCTGGTCCTCTTCGCCGCGGCCGTCCCCGGCCAGCCCGGCGGCGAGCACCGGAACGGACAGTGGCCCCCGTACTGGCGCGACCGCTTCCAGCGCCGGGGGTACACCCTCGTCGACTGTCTGCGGACCCGGCTGTGGGACGACCCCGAGATCGAGCCGTGGTGCGCGCAGAACGCGTATCTGTACGCGAGCGCGGAGCGGCTGGCCGGAGACCCGCGCTTGCGCGAGGCCGCGGCGGAAACCGGACGGATGCCGCTGACCGCGGTCCACCCCGGGCTGGCGGCCCTGCCCTCCCGGGCCTTCGCCCCGCCGGTGCCCGCGCCGCCCGAGCAGCGTGCGGCCCCGGCGCGCTTCCTGCCCACGGCCTCGGCGACCCGCCGTCCCACCGGACCCGGGTCAGGTTGA
- a CDS encoding DUF1996 domain-containing protein has translation MGKERRLLTLLVCLALGGVLATALLGATRAADSHHGPAGAPPAADEYVDIRDVRPGAYPHPQPAAAGPDASTGSVTVDCGRNEEAHYNEDNLVVSPGLTGGAHHTHAYVGNLSTHAGSTDETLAAAPTTCRGGDRSTYYWPVLRRPDRPATQPYERSAGHGNTGQILRPADVRVEFRGNPVGKVVAMPRFLRAITGDAVARTAGTDADVRARWGCSGSPDRSTVGYPRCPAGDRLTRTLVFPACWNGLDTVNDGRTHLRFAAPNGVCPQGTFAVPELRISLAYEVPPGARIALDSFPEQRHSPRTDHAMFVNVMTDDRMAGIVACINEGRHC, from the coding sequence ATGGGGAAAGAACGCCGACTGCTCACGCTGCTCGTCTGCTTGGCGCTGGGCGGGGTCCTGGCCACGGCCCTCCTGGGGGCCACCCGCGCCGCCGACTCGCACCACGGGCCGGCCGGCGCCCCGCCGGCCGCGGACGAGTACGTGGACATACGTGACGTACGGCCCGGGGCGTATCCGCACCCGCAGCCGGCGGCGGCCGGGCCGGACGCCTCCACCGGCTCGGTCACGGTGGACTGCGGCCGGAACGAGGAGGCCCACTACAACGAGGACAACCTGGTGGTGTCGCCCGGTCTGACGGGCGGCGCCCACCACACCCACGCCTACGTCGGCAACCTGTCCACCCACGCCGGTTCCACGGACGAGACCCTCGCCGCCGCCCCCACCACCTGCCGCGGCGGCGACCGCTCGACGTACTACTGGCCGGTGCTGCGCCGCCCGGACCGGCCCGCCACCCAGCCCTACGAACGCTCCGCCGGACACGGCAACACCGGACAGATCCTCCGCCCGGCGGACGTACGGGTGGAGTTCCGCGGCAACCCCGTCGGCAAGGTGGTGGCGATGCCCCGCTTCCTGCGCGCCATCACCGGGGACGCCGTCGCCCGCACCGCCGGCACCGACGCCGACGTACGGGCCCGCTGGGGCTGTTCGGGCAGCCCGGACCGGTCCACCGTCGGCTACCCCCGCTGCCCGGCCGGCGACCGCCTCACCCGCACCCTGGTCTTCCCCGCCTGCTGGAACGGCCTGGACACGGTCAACGACGGCCGCACCCACCTCCGGTTCGCCGCCCCCAACGGAGTCTGCCCGCAGGGCACCTTCGCCGTGCCCGAACTCCGGATCTCCCTCGCCTACGAGGTCCCGCCCGGCGCGCGGATCGCCCTGGACTCCTTCCCCGAGCAGCGGCACAGCCCCCGCACCGACCACGCCATGTTCGTGAATGTGATGACGGACGACCGGATGGCCGGGATCGTCGCCTGCATCAACGAGGGTCGGCACTGCTGA
- a CDS encoding sigma-70 family RNA polymerase sigma factor, translated as MAGPLWPRSRRGSTDEALIRSVYEEHGNALLAYATRLTGDRATAEDVVQETLIRAWRHSEVLVNGKGSVRGWLLTVARNIITDRYRAKAARPTEVAGSAATPPVEADHSDAVVDAMTVLGALDRLSPEHRDVLTELYYRERSVAEAADSLGIPAGTVKSRSHYALKALRETFREGNDRPSRPQQPAGLREVVA; from the coding sequence ATGGCCGGACCACTGTGGCCCCGTAGTCGGCGGGGCTCGACCGACGAAGCACTGATCAGGTCGGTGTACGAGGAGCACGGCAACGCCCTGCTCGCGTACGCGACCCGGCTGACCGGTGACCGGGCCACGGCCGAGGACGTCGTCCAGGAGACCCTCATCCGGGCCTGGCGGCACTCCGAGGTGCTGGTGAACGGAAAGGGCTCGGTGCGCGGCTGGCTGCTCACCGTGGCCCGGAACATCATCACCGACCGGTACCGGGCCAAGGCCGCCCGGCCGACGGAGGTCGCGGGATCCGCCGCGACACCCCCGGTGGAGGCGGACCACTCCGATGCCGTGGTCGACGCCATGACGGTGCTCGGCGCCCTCGACCGGCTGTCACCCGAACACCGCGACGTCCTCACGGAGCTGTACTACCGCGAGCGCAGTGTCGCCGAGGCCGCGGACAGCCTCGGCATTCCGGCGGGCACGGTGAAATCGCGCTCGCACTACGCACTCAAGGCCCTGCGCGAAACGTTCAGGGAAGGAAACGACCGACCGAGCAGGCCCCAGCAGCCCGCCGGACTCAGGGAGGTGGTGGCATGA
- a CDS encoding anti-sigma factor family protein: protein MNRQQQHAEEELLGPYVLGVLDETDVRRVEDHVNGCEQCGREVTALREMESALGEVPQEAFLDGPPQGGDLLLQRTLRQMRGERAGSARRRGAVIGLAAAAALATVFWAGTALGGGEEPPLALPVPPPTATATPAPPPPGTRVASATDRSSGARMTVRVTPAAHWVRVNAAVTGVPPGERCRLVVVARDGSRTTAGGWVTGSQANGEGKGASLDGSAAVDPDQVREVVVENEAGKRFVTVPIQPA, encoded by the coding sequence ATGAACCGGCAGCAGCAGCACGCGGAGGAGGAACTGCTCGGCCCGTACGTCCTCGGCGTACTCGACGAGACGGACGTCCGGCGTGTCGAGGACCATGTGAACGGCTGCGAGCAGTGCGGGCGGGAGGTGACCGCCTTGCGTGAGATGGAGAGCGCGCTCGGTGAAGTGCCCCAGGAGGCCTTCCTGGACGGACCGCCCCAGGGCGGTGATCTGCTGCTGCAGCGCACCCTGCGGCAGATGCGCGGCGAACGCGCGGGCAGCGCGCGGCGCCGCGGTGCCGTCATCGGCCTGGCCGCGGCGGCTGCGCTCGCGACGGTGTTCTGGGCCGGCACGGCCCTCGGCGGCGGCGAAGAGCCGCCGCTCGCGCTGCCCGTCCCGCCGCCCACCGCCACGGCCACCCCCGCCCCGCCGCCCCCCGGCACCCGGGTGGCCTCCGCCACCGACCGGTCCAGCGGGGCCCGGATGACCGTCCGGGTGACCCCGGCTGCCCACTGGGTACGGGTCAATGCCGCGGTGACCGGAGTGCCGCCGGGCGAGCGCTGCCGGCTGGTCGTGGTGGCCCGCGACGGCAGCCGCACCACGGCGGGCGGCTGGGTGACGGGCAGCCAGGCCAACGGCGAGGGCAAGGGAGCCTCGCTGGACGGTTCGGCGGCGGTCGACCCGGACCAGGTGAGGGAGGTCGTGGTGGAGAACGAGGCGGGCAAACGGTTCGTCACCGTCCCCATCCAGCCCGCCTGA
- a CDS encoding S8 family peptidase — MRVIRRRLPALPLLSAALLAAALPLTGSLPATAAQAPPVGITYAGAGETALPDSWIVELKDAVRPAGVPGIARELTGRTAGARLGHVYTAALHGFSARMGRAEAVRLAADPRVARIVQDTRVSLDPASAAAAAAAAASASALPDATQPNAPWGLDRIDQRLLPLSTTYTYRTTAANVHVYVIDTGLRTTHTEFGGRASVGIDTVGDGRNGEDCNGHGTHVGGIAAGAVHGVAKFARPVAVRVLNCQGSAATSGVIAGIDWVTANAVKPAVANMSLGGAANTALDAAVRRSIASGVTYTVSAGSSARPDGACTTSPARVPETIVAAASDRTDRRAASSNHGNCVSLFAPGVGIPSAWKDSDTATATLSGTSMATAHTAGAVALHLAFRPADPPAQVKQALLANATAGVLQGSPPPAPNRLLYTLYLP, encoded by the coding sequence ATGAGAGTGATACGCCGCCGACTGCCCGCGTTACCCCTGCTGTCCGCCGCCCTGCTGGCGGCGGCGCTGCCGCTCACCGGCTCCCTGCCGGCAACCGCGGCCCAGGCGCCGCCCGTCGGGATCACATACGCGGGCGCGGGTGAGACCGCGCTCCCGGACTCCTGGATCGTCGAACTGAAGGACGCGGTCCGGCCCGCGGGAGTGCCCGGCATCGCCCGTGAGCTGACCGGCCGTACCGCCGGCGCCCGCCTCGGCCATGTCTACACCGCGGCCCTGCACGGATTCTCCGCCCGGATGGGCCGGGCCGAGGCCGTCCGGCTGGCCGCCGACCCCCGGGTCGCCCGGATCGTGCAGGACACCCGGGTCTCCCTGGACCCGGCCTCCGCAGCCGCAGCCGCAGCCGCAGCCGCTTCCGCCTCCGCCCTGCCGGACGCCACCCAGCCGAACGCCCCCTGGGGGCTGGACCGCATCGACCAGCGCCTGCTGCCGCTCTCCACCACGTACACGTACCGCACCACCGCCGCGAACGTGCACGTGTACGTCATCGACACCGGACTGCGCACCACCCACACGGAGTTCGGCGGCCGTGCCTCCGTCGGCATCGACACGGTCGGCGACGGCCGTAACGGCGAGGACTGCAACGGCCACGGCACCCATGTCGGCGGGATCGCCGCCGGAGCGGTCCACGGGGTCGCCAAATTCGCCCGGCCGGTGGCCGTACGCGTCCTGAACTGCCAGGGCTCCGCCGCTACCTCGGGGGTCATCGCCGGTATCGACTGGGTGACCGCGAACGCCGTCAAACCGGCCGTGGCCAACATGAGTCTGGGCGGCGCCGCCAACACCGCTCTGGACGCGGCCGTCCGCAGGTCGATCGCCTCCGGTGTCACCTACACCGTCTCGGCCGGCAGCTCCGCCCGCCCCGACGGGGCCTGCACCACCTCGCCCGCCCGGGTCCCCGAGACGATCGTGGCCGCGGCCTCCGACCGTACGGACCGCCGGGCCGCCTCCTCCAACCACGGCAACTGCGTATCCCTGTTCGCCCCCGGGGTGGGCATCCCCTCGGCCTGGAAGGACAGCGACACCGCGACGGCCACCCTCAGCGGCACCTCCATGGCCACCGCGCACACGGCCGGCGCCGTCGCCCTGCACCTGGCGTTCCGCCCGGCCGACCCCCCGGCGCAGGTGAAACAGGCGCTGCTGGCCAACGCCACCGCCGGAGTCCTCCAGGGCAGCCCGCCACCCGCCCCGAACCGGCTGCTCTACACCCTCTACCTGCCGTAG
- a CDS encoding nucleoside hydrolase: MALPIIIDCDPGHDDALALMLAAGDPGVDLLAITTVAGNQTLEKTTLNARRVCTVAGITGVPVAAGCARPLVQPLQVADDVHGDSGLDGPRFPEPAVDVVPEHAVDLIHRVLTDHPEPVTLVPTGPLTNIALLLTRHPGSAARIREIVLMGGSTEGGNRTPAAEFNIHTDPEAADIVFRSGLPVTMCGLNVTHQALATPEVLARFEGLGTDLGRICAELMAYFAGTYRRLWGFPSPPLHDPVAVARVLDPGLVRCVEAHVAVELRGEYTRGATVVDLHGYLGRPVNARVAVALDRERFWDRLVAAVAALGERMPAG, encoded by the coding sequence GTGGCCTTACCGATCATCATCGACTGCGATCCCGGGCACGATGACGCGCTCGCCCTCATGCTGGCCGCCGGCGATCCAGGGGTCGACCTGCTCGCCATCACCACGGTCGCCGGGAACCAGACGCTGGAGAAGACCACCCTGAACGCGCGCCGGGTGTGCACGGTTGCGGGCATCACCGGGGTTCCCGTCGCCGCGGGCTGCGCCCGGCCGCTCGTACAGCCCTTGCAGGTGGCCGACGACGTGCACGGCGACTCGGGGCTGGACGGGCCGCGGTTCCCGGAGCCGGCCGTGGACGTGGTGCCCGAGCACGCCGTGGACCTCATCCACCGGGTGCTCACCGACCACCCGGAGCCGGTGACCCTGGTTCCGACCGGACCGCTGACCAATATCGCCCTGCTGCTGACCCGTCACCCCGGATCGGCCGCCCGGATCCGGGAGATCGTCCTGATGGGCGGGTCCACCGAGGGGGGCAACCGGACCCCGGCCGCAGAGTTCAACATCCACACCGACCCGGAGGCCGCGGACATCGTCTTCCGCAGTGGCCTCCCGGTGACCATGTGCGGGCTGAACGTCACCCACCAGGCCCTCGCCACGCCCGAGGTGCTGGCCCGGTTCGAAGGGCTGGGCACGGACCTCGGGCGCATCTGCGCCGAGCTGATGGCCTACTTCGCCGGCACCTATCGCCGGCTGTGGGGGTTCCCCAGTCCGCCGCTGCACGACCCCGTCGCGGTGGCCCGGGTCCTCGACCCGGGCCTTGTGAGGTGCGTCGAGGCGCATGTCGCCGTGGAGTTGCGCGGGGAGTACACCCGCGGGGCGACGGTGGTGGACCTGCACGGGTACCTCGGCCGGCCGGTGAACGCCAGGGTCGCCGTCGCCCTGGACCGGGAGCGGTTCTGGGACCGGCTGGTGGCCGCGGTGGCCGCCCTCGGCGAACGGATGCCGGCCGGCTGA
- a CDS encoding GNAT family N-acetyltransferase, with translation MSVAWVRLVLDLDEFDEGPRLSRLDRCREAGTGFTTMAALGDTPEHRRALYELNRTCSADIPGRGAFYTYEEYLAQRIATPTYDPEGIVLALDRGDWIGMAATSIRPEGYAFSEMTGVLAAHRGRGVSLAMKLLAIRFARSRGARVLRTVHHPGNTVAIAMNRRLGFIDDVPADGA, from the coding sequence GTGTCCGTTGCATGGGTCCGACTCGTCCTGGATCTGGATGAGTTCGACGAGGGTCCCCGGCTGTCCCGGCTCGACCGCTGCCGGGAGGCCGGCACCGGGTTCACGACCATGGCGGCCCTCGGCGACACACCGGAGCACCGGCGCGCACTCTACGAGCTGAACCGGACCTGCTCGGCGGACATCCCCGGCCGCGGCGCGTTCTACACCTACGAGGAGTACCTCGCCCAGCGCATCGCGACACCCACCTACGATCCCGAAGGCATCGTGCTCGCCCTCGACCGCGGCGACTGGATCGGCATGGCCGCGACCTCGATCCGGCCCGAGGGGTACGCCTTCAGCGAGATGACCGGGGTACTGGCCGCCCACCGTGGCCGGGGCGTCTCCCTGGCCATGAAGCTGCTCGCCATCCGCTTCGCCCGGTCCCGTGGCGCCCGGGTACTGCGCACCGTCCACCACCCCGGCAACACCGTGGCCATCGCCATGAACCGAAGGCTCGGCTTCATCGACGACGTACCGGCCGACGGCGCGTAA